The following coding sequences lie in one Treponema socranskii subsp. buccale genomic window:
- the prmC gene encoding peptide chain release factor N(5)-glutamine methyltransferase, with protein MTIKNARDEAIKKLINSPTAPLDADVLLSHTIKRSKSFLLAHRNDDLTDAQYGAFMSAIEKRKTGLAVAYITGHKEFYKLDFIVTQDVLVPKPDTETLVEKAVESIKEIVRNKTTSTGKAVRTVEASKKNAETTEQNEGGQTDDTFRIADICTGSGCVGIAAARELNECGIFCELTLTDISPRALEIAKQNAERLLTKAQFKRTAFVSGDLLAALPSDVRFDAILANPPYVPSDETTKLLKDGRGDPALALDGDTDSALGVRQSSDGLAITRRLAVQAYEHLAQGGVFFLESGEYNAQEAAHLMKKAGFVRVETHCDLSGKPRVTTGMR; from the coding sequence GTGACCATCAAAAACGCAAGAGACGAAGCGATAAAAAAATTAATAAATTCTCCGACGGCTCCGCTCGATGCGGACGTTCTTTTATCGCACACGATCAAGCGTTCGAAATCTTTTTTACTCGCACACCGAAACGACGATTTGACCGATGCTCAGTACGGCGCATTTATGTCCGCGATTGAGAAGCGCAAAACGGGGCTTGCAGTCGCCTATATCACGGGACACAAAGAATTCTATAAGCTCGATTTTATCGTCACACAAGACGTACTCGTTCCGAAACCCGACACCGAAACGCTCGTGGAAAAAGCGGTCGAAAGCATCAAAGAGATTGTACGAAATAAAACGACGAGTACCGGCAAAGCGGTACGGACTGTCGAAGCGTCGAAAAAGAACGCCGAAACGACGGAACAAAACGAAGGGGGACAAACCGACGATACGTTCCGCATCGCCGATATATGCACGGGAAGCGGCTGCGTCGGTATTGCGGCAGCTCGTGAATTGAACGAGTGCGGAATCTTTTGCGAGCTTACGCTTACCGACATTTCTCCCCGCGCTCTTGAAATCGCAAAGCAAAACGCGGAACGGCTTTTAACGAAAGCGCAATTCAAACGCACGGCATTCGTCTCGGGCGATCTGCTTGCCGCGCTTCCATCCGACGTACGCTTCGACGCGATACTCGCAAATCCACCTTACGTGCCGTCCGATGAAACGACGAAATTATTAAAAGACGGAAGAGGCGATCCGGCTCTCGCCCTCGACGGAGATACAGACAGCGCGCTCGGCGTACGGCAAAGCTCGGACGGGCTTGCGATCACGAGACGCCTCGCAGTGCAAGCGTACGAGCACCTCGCGCAAGGCGGCGTTTTTTTTCTCGAAAGCGGCGAATACAATGCACAAGAAGCCGCTCACCTGATGAAAAAAGCGGGCTTTGTCCGCGTCGAAACGCACTGCGATCTGTCGGGCAAGCCGCGCGTCACAACGGGAATGCGATAA
- the prfA gene encoding peptide chain release factor 1 gives MDLLKKLEDCKKRFDELSARVMDPDLVKDVEKYKDVMREHGHLSELMELYGEYKKMLDGIESDTELITNEDDHDLKEMAREELKSLEEQKPLLEEKIKLQLIPPDPLDEKNIIVEIRNGVGGDEASLFVADLYEMYARFAEMKGWKYEIMNSTQTEVGGYKEISFSLSGKFVYGTLRWEGGVHRVQRVPATEAQGRIHTSTVTVAVLPEASETDIVIKPEDVRIDVMRAGGPGGQCVNTTDSAVRLTHIPTGLVVIQQDEKSQIKNKAKAFRVLRARLFDLEESKKRAERDAARKSMVGSGDRSERIRTYNFPQNRVTDHRINLTLYKLDQFMLGYMDEMLDALNVYAKEEQLKADVSELEHD, from the coding sequence ATGGATTTACTGAAAAAACTCGAAGACTGCAAAAAACGCTTCGACGAATTAAGCGCGCGCGTTATGGATCCCGATCTTGTTAAAGACGTCGAAAAATACAAAGACGTCATGCGCGAACACGGTCATCTCTCCGAACTCATGGAATTATACGGCGAATACAAAAAAATGCTCGACGGCATCGAAAGCGATACCGAACTGATCACGAACGAAGACGACCACGATCTGAAAGAGATGGCGAGGGAAGAGCTGAAATCGCTCGAAGAACAAAAACCGCTGCTCGAAGAAAAAATAAAATTACAACTCATTCCTCCCGATCCGCTCGACGAAAAAAACATCATCGTCGAAATACGAAACGGCGTCGGCGGAGACGAGGCGTCGCTGTTCGTCGCCGACCTCTACGAAATGTACGCGCGCTTTGCGGAAATGAAAGGCTGGAAATACGAAATCATGAATTCGACGCAGACGGAAGTGGGCGGCTATAAAGAGATTTCGTTTTCGCTTTCCGGCAAATTCGTATACGGCACGCTGAGGTGGGAAGGCGGCGTGCACCGCGTACAGCGCGTTCCCGCGACTGAAGCGCAGGGGAGAATCCACACGAGTACGGTGACGGTCGCAGTTCTTCCCGAAGCGAGCGAAACCGATATCGTCATCAAGCCGGAAGACGTGCGCATCGACGTGATGCGGGCGGGCGGACCCGGCGGACAGTGCGTCAACACGACGGATTCCGCAGTACGCCTCACGCATATTCCGACGGGGCTTGTCGTCATTCAACAGGACGAAAAAAGCCAAATCAAAAACAAAGCGAAAGCGTTTCGCGTTTTGCGCGCGCGCCTGTTCGATTTGGAAGAGAGCAAAAAACGGGCGGAGCGGGACGCGGCGCGGAAATCGATGGTCGGGAGCGGCGACAGAAGCGAACGCATCCGCACGTACAATTTTCCGCAAAACAGAGTAACCGATCACCGCATCAATTTGACGCTGTACAAACTCGATCAATTCATGCTCGGCTATATGGACGAAATGCTCGACGCGCTCAACGTGTACGCAAAAGAAGAGCAGCTGAAAGCGGACGTAAGCGAACTCGAACACGATTAG